AGAAAAAAGTTTTGACTACGAAGTAATCGGAATAGATGAAGCGCAGTTTTTCAGCGATAACCTTGTAGATGTCTGCCAGAGACTGGCTGACTCAGGCAAGCGTGTAATTGTTGCGGGACTTGACCAGGACTACCGCGCGCAGCCGTTTGACCCGATGCCGAAGCTTCTTGCAGTTGCAGAGTACGTAACCAAGGCAATGGCTATATGTGTTATCTGCGGAGCGCCTGCAAACAGGACTCAGCGCAATACACAGAGCAGCGATAAAGTGCTTGTCGGCGCAAAAGACCATTACGAAGCAAGATGCAGGCTGCATCATACAATCCCCAACGAATAATTTTAGAAAATTTTTATAACAAATTAATAGAAAACTCATACATGAAAAATTCTCTTAGACTGTTTCTATTTTCGCTTTTATTAATTCCCGGAGTGATTTTTTTATCATCACTGAACGGATGCTCTGAAAAAGATAAATCGGATGTGCCGAAAGATGCTCCAATAAAAGCAGGACTTGTGTTTGATATAGGAGGACGCGGTGATAAATCTTTCAATGATGCTGCATTCAACGGACTTGAACGCGCTAAGAAAGATATGGGAATTGATTACGAAGTTATCGATCCGGGTGACGGCGCCGACAGAGAATCTGCTTTAAGAAAACTTGCTTTCAAAAAAGGAATTTCGATTGTATTCGGTGTAGGATTTATTTTCACTGAAGACATCACAAAAGTTGCTACAGAATTTACGGATAAGAAATTCGCATGCGTGGATTATTCTATCGATGAAAAGACAATGATACCTGCAAATCTTCAGGCATTGGAATTTAAAGAAGAAGAAGGTTCATTTTTAGTCGGCTACCTTGCAGCATTAACTACTAAGACTAACAAAGTAGGATTTTTAGGCGGTATGGAATCTGCTTTAATAAAGAAATTTGAAGCAGGTTACAAGCAAGGCGTTAAGTATGGCAATCCGAATTGCGAAGTATATTCAGCGTATGTAAGCGTTAATCCTGACGGATTTAAAAATCCCGGCAAAGGAAAAGAAATCTGCTTAAGCCAGTACGATAAAGGCGCAGATATTATTTATCATGCCTCAGGATTATCAGGCTTAGGATTATTTGAAGCTGCAAGAGAGAAAAAGAAGCTTGCAATCGGAGTTGATCTTGACCAGTCAAAAGAAGCTCCGGGATATGTTCTTACAAGCATGGTAAAAATGGTTGACCAGGCAGTTTACACAGCAATAAAGGAGTTAAGAGAAAACTCTTTTACCAAAGGAGCGAAGACTTTAGGCTTAAAAGAGAAAGGTGTAGATTATGTATATGATGACACAAACAAGAATTTAATTCCGGATGATATCCGCAAAAAAGTTGAAGAGGTAAGAGCAAAAATCATCAGCGGAGAGATTAAAGTAAGCGCTAAGTAAGAATTTTAATTAGAAAGTATTAAGCAGAAAGAGGAAAGCTTTGAAAGAGGCTTTCCTTTTTTTATGTCCAGTCCCAGATTATAATATCCCAGTTTCTTTTATCAGGTGAAGTGTAGTTATGCAGCAAATCAAATCCAATCCGCTTGTGTGCATTTATTGAACGTAAATTTTCAGTATCGATTTCCGTTACAGCAAAGTCATATTTACCTGAAAGCAGTTCCTTGTATTTTTTGTACATCTCATCCAGAATTCCAACTCCCCTGTATTCACGGGCAACACAAACCTGACCAACAACAATATAATTGTAATCCGAAAGCTGCTTTCCTTTGTATTCCAGTTTATCAAAAGTATTAAACATGGGAACAAGCACTTCAATGTCATTTCTCAGCTCGGGTCTCATTGCAAGCAGATAACCAATTACGGAATCATCAGCTTTAGCAATAACGGCGTTTTCCAACAAATTCATTTTATGGAGAGTATCAAAATCATGATTGACCGTTACAAATCCCTGTGAATTCTTTTGCTCTCCAGTAAGATTTTTGGGAAGATTTTTCTTCTGAAGCTCAAGGATTTGCTTTAGTTCTTTGTCAGTCTCGGCCTGTTTATATTCGAACATTTTAGTGAAATAAAGAAGGGGCTTTCGCCCCTCAAAATATTTTATATGCGCTTATATAAATCCCTTATATTAAAGGAAGTTGTACTCCGCTACTGAATAGTGATTTTAATATTTAAACCACCTTCGTTTGATGTACGCGGAGTAATGGCAACTGTATTTTCAGTAGGCTCTGTTTTGATATATTTATAGAACAACTGCATGGCTACTTTAGAGCTAAGGTTGTACTGTACAGACGGATTTATGGTCATCTGAGTAGAACCTGCACCGGGTCGTTTATCTCTTATACCTCTTGGATAAACATAATCTATGGGGTCATTTAAAGTCCTGGCAATAGTGAGTGCAAAAGAAATATCATTCTTCAAAGATAATCCAAACAGTGGTATATCAAAACCTGACTTTGTAAAGTTAGCATTAATACTCCAGTCGCTTGTATTTGTAGCCTGAATAAGATTTGACTGAGGATTTATTATATACGAGGTAGCTTTATTGTATTTAAAATTCGCAGTCATATTACCGCCCAATAACTGTTTGAAATTAAAGTTTAATCCGATTAAGGGATTAAAGCTTTGTACAACCCTTTGATTAGTAACTGTAGTAATATCTGTTTTGTCAGATGAAGTGCCTTCGCTGTATTCAGACTGGAAGCTGTTATCAAGAGTAACTGACTGAGCAAACTGAGCAAACAACGGGAATTTTTCCAGACCAGTAATAGTGAGAGTCCAGTTCGGGAATGCAAAACCCTTTAATTTTGATTTAATTGCATCAGCAAAAACAGTACCTGTAATAGAATCGCCTTCAACAGTAAAATTTTCTACATTCCCAACGAAGAAAGTTGAGTAACCTTTGGTTCTTAAGTTCGAAACACTTGTCGTACCTGTATCATTTCCAAAAGGTCCTGTATTGAATAAACGTGATGTATTATTTCCCCACGAGGTCTTGAAATTGACACTCATTCTAATAGCTTCAGGAAAAATAGGACTTATAGTAGTGCTGAACTGTAAATCATTACTTAAGTTATAAGAATCGGACATATTATTTACATTAGGATATCTTGGACCCGGGTCTCTGTTCAATCCCAATTGGTACATTCTCGAAGGTCCATATTTATCATTTGTTGTAGGATAGAACCAGAAGTTGGCAAAACCGGGAATGCCTGAGATATTCGTATTGAATACCTGATTTGTCTGTGTTACCGAAACTGTAATATTATCAGGGAAAAATGTTTTAAAAATTTTAAACAATTCTGCGGGATCAGTTTTTCCGCCTGTTGTAGAATCACTTCTCAAATATGACTTTATCCTGAATTTACCATTGGGATCAGTTGTACCCGGTGGCTGAGTGTCACCTTTCTTGAAAATATTAAAAAGCTCGGATAATTTTATATTAGCCCCGGATGTAACGGAATTTTGAAATCCTACATTATAACCAATGTTCTGAGTCGTATTAGGGTTAGTCCATCCGTACGTAACATTATAATCAAGATTAAATGTCATAAATTTATCTATGACCGGGAAATTAAATTTCGGATGCATAAGTACTGACTGAGTATAGTTGAGGTCTTTACCGAAATTAATGACTCCGTTATTGAAAAATATATCTCCGAAAATCTCATTTGTAAATCTTTGAGTTCTTAAACTGTCAGGATTGGTTTCAAGTCCGGTCAAATCACTGCCAACTCTGAACTGATAGCTTCCTGTCATATCTACAATCCAGTTCTCAATAAATTTCCAATCAAATCCGAAATTTCTATTGGCACTGAATATACGAGTTGTCGCATCTGCATTTAAAAGTCTGCGCTGCTGCGATTCATTTTTAGTTCTGCTGAAATCAGTCCCTGCATTAAAATTAGATGTAAATAAAGGAGCCATTCCTATAAAAGGAAAGAAGAAATATAATTTAGCATCTTTATATTTTTCACCTAAAGGAAGAAGTTTCCCTAAGTGAATATTAACTTTATCTGCTAAACCAAAATCTGTTGCAAATGCTACACCTCCGGTAAGGTTAAACTGGCTCTGAGATGAATATGTATTATCTCTTGAGTTATTGAGATTAGCATTTAGATTGAACTGAAATCTGTTGAGTATATGAGTCACAAGATAATTATCTACAGGAATATTAAATTGCATTCCTGATATATTAATACTGTTCTGAACACCCAACGTTTGCGATTCGAAAATAAGATTTTCACTCTGGTCTTTTGCAAGCTGTGTATTACCGGTTGAAGCCAGAACCTGCTGATATTTCTGGTCGGATGCAGTGGTTACATCTACATCTGTTCCCGGGAAATATTTAGGCTTCAATAAATTTTCGCTGTGTCTGAATGTAATAGGCAGCGTTAAAAAATTACCCCACTTATCAGAACCGAATAATGAAACCAATGCATTATTAATCAGCTTATGAGCATTGAATGTTGCGCTCAGATCCCAGTTCTGTCCTGTATTTCTGCTGCCAACTCTGGCATCAATTGAATGGAAGTTCGGATCCACTTTGGAGAAGTTAAGGTTCATGAGCATCAAATCAGAGAGTTTTAAACCTGCCGAAAAATTATATGCATAACCATTATCATCATTTACTTTCAATAGCCGGATTTCATTAAACCATGTACTTCCCGTAATTGTAGAATTAAGTGCACTCCGGTTTTTTTCCACACCGAGAACAATTTCCCGTATAATATTCAATGCCGGATTTCCTTTTATAATATAGTATGCCCCCGGAGGGCCGTTTGGCACAGGGAATGCCTGTGAAATTCCGGAGGAGTCTCTTGCTAGTTTTATAGCAGTCAGGTCTGTAAAATTAATTGTAACTTCATTCTGTGAATTCCATGGCTGCCCCGGACGAACATCAGGATGAACCGGCGCGCGGTACTCATAATAGTTATTTGAGTCAGTACCGAAACGTACAACCATTGCAGCATCGTAAATATTTTCATTTGTATAATTAAACGTCGGGTCACCGTTAACAAATAACTTTAATCTTTTATAATTAAACAAATCCAATGGGGCAGAGCCGTAATCTTTACGCGCATATTTTCTATCTCCGCTTGTTGAAAGATTTCTTACATCAATAGATAAGGATTGCTCGTTTGATTTTGTATTCGCTGAATTCTGATTTATAATTGTCTGTCTTAGAATATCGCCGCCTACAGGACTTTGATATATCTGAGGATTTTCTTCAATACTTACTACAGAAATACTGTATGAAGTATCACCTTTGTTTGGTTTTACCCATTGGTTACCAACTAAATTTAAATCTACCAATGAAATTCTTATTGTATCTGTTAATCCTGTAACCCATATTCTTACATACTGAACATTGTTAAGACTTCCATTCCCTATATTTTGAGTAAACTCAGAGAGCGGTATTCTGTACTGCGCCCAGCCGTTAGCTCCTTTACCGACAATTCTTGAATTATTTACAGTATCAAGCGAAATAGAATATGAACGATATGAATCGTATGAATCAAGTGTTCCGTTCTTGTTTAAATCTTCAGTATCAGGTTTATTTCCGCCGTCATAAAATCTGTTTCCTTCCGTTCCATTAATTACATCGTAATTAATATTTCCATTAGCATTATCATCCAAACTCGGGTCACCTCCCAGTCCCGGATACTGTCTTACTTCCAAACTATCAGGAAGCATATCAAGACCTATGTCTTCATCAACTTCTAATGTTCCATTATTGTTCTTATCTTCTGTATTTAAAATTCCGTTTGGAATGGCATCTTCACTAATTAAACCTAAATCAATATTCAGTTTAGCATTCTGATTACCAACCAGTGATACTTTGCTATCCACACGCATACTGAACTCAATAAAATTTATATTTTCACTTTGTAAATCAGTAGTTGTCGAATTCAGATATTTCATTATCCCATTAAACGTTTCAGCTTTATGGGTTGCCATAGTATCTCCAAAATCAGGGTTATTGTACTTCAGGTTATAATTATATTGTCCTCTGTTATTCGGGTCATACGTAATGTAGAAAGGAGTAATTCTATCCTGACCTGCTGCAACATCACGCAGCGGATAAATATCTTTTATGCTGACATCATTAGGAATATTATACCAGCGCATACGTCCCCTGAAAGGCTGAAACTTTCTTGTAACTGAATCCGGCAGAGATATATTTGAAGTGTTTTTATAAGTTGCAGGGATAGAACTTACAGTCCATGAACTGTAGTTAGAGCCCATTGAAATAATTTTCTTAGAGCCTTCCATATCATCAACGTATGCTACAGACTCATTATTATCGGAAGGAATCTGACTCTTCTTTGTATTAGGGTCACCTGTTATCATTGCAAACTCACCTTTAAAAGTAAATCCTGATTCTTCTTTAGAGTTAAATCCGGGAAGAGTATTAACAACTTTAGTAAGGAATTTTGATTTTATTTCAGTTGTAAAATCTACTCCGAACATTGAGTTATTTGTAGGCTCTTCACCTATTCTTACCTTGTCGTTTAGCGTCTCCTGTTTCAGGTTAACATAAGTAAATCCTAATGATGTTTTATCGCTTATTTTGTAATCACCGCGGGCTCCTATGAATGTTTTTGATGCAAGAGAAAATAATTCGTTCTGCTCATAAGAGATTTTCAAATCTTTAGATTGCAGCGCAGCGGCATTTTTAATTGTAACTGTACCCGTGGTATAATCAACAGAGTAATCCTGATTTAATACTAACGGAGTTTCTCCGACTTTTACAGTTACGCTTCCTTCAACAACATTAAAGCCAAGGTTAATTGTACTGTTTACCCCTGCTTCCCCTCTTGCTTTATAACTTAAGATATATTTTGAGTTATTAGGAGCAATTCCTGCTTCAGATTTTAATTTTGTGTAAATATCTCTGAAGACTAAACTTGTATCACCCGTTGCAGTAAGAATAGGCTGATTGAACGGTTCAAGCGTAGGGAAAATTATATCTCCTGTTTCAGTATTTACGGTTCTGCCCTGCAAGAAGTCAAAGTTATTATCCTGACCTAACTGCGGACCTTTACCTATGAATCTATCGAGACCGGTCACTTCCAATAACGACTTTCCGTTCGGCAAACTTGGAGATGGTGTAGGATTGGATGGATCTACATAGTTAACTTTAAATTCAAAACCATCTTCTACTATTCTTGAAACATTTAAACGATAAATATTTTTCATCTTCAACGCCCATGCAAGTGTATCCGTCTGAGGCACAATACTTCCCGCCTTAACCATTTTTAACACTAAAGTATCCTGAGCATAAGAGTTAGAGTTCGTTCCATATGTCTGCGAAGGAATAGTTCCGTAGCCAAGAGTAGAATATGATACGCCTATATAATCATTATCCTGTACAGGGGTTTTCAAGCTAATAAATCCTGCCTGATAATTTACGGTATATTCTGTCGGTGATAATTTTCTGAAAATACCAAAATATCTGTGTCCGGGAATTTGCTTAGGCGTATAGAAAGAATCACGATAATTTGTATTTGCCCCCGGAGGCAAAGGGGGTAAATCTATTAACAACGAAGCGTTCTTTCTGTCTGCTGTTGTATTTTGTGTCTGCACCCAGACTTCAAAATTAGTATTGGATACCTGCCTTGCAATATTTTCAATTGACTGCAGCTGTCCGTCTTCCATAAAATCCACAAAGTTACTCTTGTAAGCCGTATCTAAGAAATAATGATTATCCGAATAATTATAAACAGCAATGTTATCTGAAGTCTGTGAGGAACCGCTTGAAAAATCCTTTGTCTCCTGCTTACTTTTCTTCTGAGAAACTACGGTTGTAAGTGTTAAAGGGCCGAGTTTAAATTCGCCTCTGATACCAAATAAAGCCTGTGAAGATTGTATCAAGCTGCTTCTGGTATCGAGAGATACGTTACCTGCTTCTATTTTCTGAATAACTTCATCGGCATAACCTTCGTACTTCAGTTTCAACTGGTTTTCAAAATCAAATGTTCTTGTTGTGTTCCAGTCAGCATCAATGCTAAGTTTATCACCTACTTTACCACGGGCTGTTACCTGAACATCCTGCTTAAAGTTTATATTGTTTTGAGTATTATCTGAAACCTGTGTGTTGGTCTGCTCACTTGTAATTTTCTGATAAGAGGCAGTGATATCTATAATCCCGTTTATACTAAGATTAATTGTAGGCGGACCGAAGATTGTTTCCGATTTAAACGGCAGCGGTATTGTAATATTTGTAATTTTTTCAAAGAGCTTACTGAGGTCATCCTGAGTATTTCCCTGAAATTTTGCGGAGACGATATCATTAAATATGCTTCTTTGCTTCTGTTCACCCAGTAATTTTAAATATGCATCAATAGACATAACAAGAGGCGCTTTTATATCTTCACCGTTGAATGTCTGCCGAACTATAACATGGTTAAGCGAATCGAATGTTACTTCATATTTTATTTCTTCGGAATTTCCTAAAATTATTGGTGAAATTGTGGTATTTGGCTTTGTTCCGTAAGTATATGGAGCAATGTACTTGAAATATTTTATACGCGCTGTGGAGTCAACAGGTAACTTTCGGATAGAGTCCTGCCGGGCCTTATCAACGGAATCCAGGACTGAAGTAAACGACGAATCCAGCGGATTACCGGTAATAATGACGATATCTTTCCCTCTTCTTCCCTGAGCATGTGCATCGCCGAAGGAAGCAATAAAAGTAATGAAGATGGCAAGAAGGAATAAAGTCGATTGAAATGTAATGTTTGACTTTAATTTCAATTACACTCTGCTTAAATTAAAAATCGTAGAGGTCGTCTCGATAAGTTTTGTTTAAGGTTTAATTTGTTTTTTGTGCCTGATTGCTTAACAATAATATAAAATCAAATCTTTAAAATATAGAAAAAAATTTCTACCTGCTGAATTCACTTCCGCTAAAAAATCCGAATCAAAGGAACTAAGAGTTTCATTGCTTCGTTAAATAAAAAATAATTTTAATCCGATTTGCAAAACCAAAAAAAAATCTTTAATGTTAAAAAGCAAAGTTATTGTTGTTCTGTTTTTATGCTTATTTTTTAATTTAGTTCCATTGTTTAACTCTGGCAATGTTTTCTCTCAGTTTGAACCGCATCCGGAGCTTGACTGGTTCACTATTGAAACTCCGCACTTCTTTATTACATATCACAGCGGAACAGAGAGAACAGCCAATACAATCGCTAAGATTGCCGAGGAAATATATGGACCTATTACAGCCCTCTATCATTACGAACCCGATAAAAAAGTTACTTTCGTTATTAATGACGTTTCCGATATTGCAAACGGAGCAACGGACTACTACGGAAACCGAATTGAAATCTTTGCTTCTGCATTGGATTATGATCTTCGCGGTACCCATAACTGGCTGCGTAATGTTATCACTCACGAGTTTACTCACGCAGTGCAGATTCAATCATCATTAAAGTTTTCACAGAACGTACCGGCTATTTACCTTCAATGGCTTAATTATGAAAAAGAAAGAAGACCTGACGTGTTATATGGTTATCCTAATGTCATTGTCTCTTACCCAATATCGGGCGTAGGCGTTCCTGCCTGGTATGCAGAAGGTACTGCGCAGTATCAGAGACAACAATTAAGCTACGATTACTGGGATGCTAACCGAGATATGATTTTAAGAAGCTATATTCTTGACGGTAATCTGCTATCATGGGAAGAAATGGGACAGTTCTCTTCTATAACATCTTTGAAAGCTGAATCAATTTATAATTTAGGATTCGGACTTGTAAGATATATTGCCGCAACGTACGGAGAAGATAAGCTGAGAACAATTTCACATGCTCTTGGTGATTTAACAAACTTCTCTATGGATAGAGCAATGAAAGACGCATTGGGAAAAGACGGCAAAGATGTTTACTTAGAATGGAAAAAGTACTTAGAAAATGATTACGCTCAAAGAATGAAAGGCGTTAAAGAAACAGAAGTCAAAGGTGACTTAATAGAGAAACTCGGCTTTGCAAACTATTATCCTCAGTTCTCACCCGATGGTACAAAAATTTCATATCTATCAAATCAGGATTATGATTACGGTGCGACAGGATTGTTTGTATATGATTTGGCAACTAAGAAATCAAAATTGATAACTGCGCCGGTTTCTACAAATTATAACTGGTCACCTGATGGTTCAAAAATAATTTTTGCAAAAAGAAATACTCCGCCGACAATACATGGCGCAGTTGTATATGATTTATATCACTATGAATTAAAGACAGAAAAAGAAACCCGCTTAACAGAAAACTTAAGAGCATACTCCCCTTCTTATTCACCTGACGGAAAACAAATTTGTTTTGTGGTTAACGGTGACGGAACAATGAATCTTGAATACGCAGATGCTAACGGAAAAAATTATGAGCCGCTTACCGCTTTTAATAACGGAGAGCAGGTATTCAATCCGAAGTTTTCACCTGACGGAAAATCAATCATCTTCGACTATGCATTTGAAGAGTCAAGAAAAATTGTAAGTGTAGATATTGCAACAGGAGTGCTTACCGATGTTCTTGGTGATAAAGGTGTCGACTACAGAAGCGCAGTGTTTTCTAAAGATGGCAGTAAGTTATATTATTCATGTAACGCTACAGGAATTTTTAATGTCTATCAATATGATTTCGATTCGAAGCAGACATCGCAAATCACTAACGTAACAGGCGGCGCTTTTATGCCATCAGTTGACGGCAAAGGCAACATAACATTTTCTGAATACACTTCAACTGGTTACAAAATTGCTTTGCTTAATAATTATAAAACTCATGCTGCAGGAGAATTAAAAGCATACGATAAACCTCCGAGATTAATTCAGAAATATGCGGAGAACTATGACCCGAATCTTCCTGAAAATAATTATAACTGGGATTCACTTAAAGCATTCAACGATAAGAATTTTGTTAAGAACGAAAAGAAAGAATACAGAAGCCAGTTCACTCCTTTATTCTTAGTCCCGTTATTAAGAATTGATAATTATA
This is a stretch of genomic DNA from Bacteroidota bacterium. It encodes these proteins:
- a CDS encoding thymidine kinase; amino-acid sequence: MRTFKKSGHIEVVCGSMFSGKTEELIRRIRRAEIARQRVKVFKPKIDTRYSDVEIVSHSEQSYPSEMIENAEEILEKSFDYEVIGIDEAQFFSDNLVDVCQRLADSGKRVIVAGLDQDYRAQPFDPMPKLLAVAEYVTKAMAICVICGAPANRTQRNTQSSDKVLVGAKDHYEARCRLHHTIPNE
- a CDS encoding BMP family ABC transporter substrate-binding protein; the protein is MKNSLRLFLFSLLLIPGVIFLSSLNGCSEKDKSDVPKDAPIKAGLVFDIGGRGDKSFNDAAFNGLERAKKDMGIDYEVIDPGDGADRESALRKLAFKKGISIVFGVGFIFTEDITKVATEFTDKKFACVDYSIDEKTMIPANLQALEFKEEEGSFLVGYLAALTTKTNKVGFLGGMESALIKKFEAGYKQGVKYGNPNCEVYSAYVSVNPDGFKNPGKGKEICLSQYDKGADIIYHASGLSGLGLFEAAREKKKLAIGVDLDQSKEAPGYVLTSMVKMVDQAVYTAIKELRENSFTKGAKTLGLKEKGVDYVYDDTNKNLIPDDIRKKVEEVRAKIISGEIKVSAK
- a CDS encoding GNAT family N-acetyltransferase: MFEYKQAETDKELKQILELQKKNLPKNLTGEQKNSQGFVTVNHDFDTLHKMNLLENAVIAKADDSVIGYLLAMRPELRNDIEVLVPMFNTFDKLEYKGKQLSDYNYIVVGQVCVAREYRGVGILDEMYKKYKELLSGKYDFAVTEIDTENLRSINAHKRIGFDLLHNYTSPDKRNWDIIIWDWT
- the sprA gene encoding cell surface protein SprA, whose protein sequence is MKLKSNITFQSTLFLLAIFITFIASFGDAHAQGRRGKDIVIITGNPLDSSFTSVLDSVDKARQDSIRKLPVDSTARIKYFKYIAPYTYGTKPNTTISPIILGNSEEIKYEVTFDSLNHVIVRQTFNGEDIKAPLVMSIDAYLKLLGEQKQRSIFNDIVSAKFQGNTQDDLSKLFEKITNITIPLPFKSETIFGPPTINLSINGIIDITASYQKITSEQTNTQVSDNTQNNINFKQDVQVTARGKVGDKLSIDADWNTTRTFDFENQLKLKYEGYADEVIQKIEAGNVSLDTRSSLIQSSQALFGIRGEFKLGPLTLTTVVSQKKSKQETKDFSSGSSQTSDNIAVYNYSDNHYFLDTAYKSNFVDFMEDGQLQSIENIARQVSNTNFEVWVQTQNTTADRKNASLLIDLPPLPPGANTNYRDSFYTPKQIPGHRYFGIFRKLSPTEYTVNYQAGFISLKTPVQDNDYIGVSYSTLGYGTIPSQTYGTNSNSYAQDTLVLKMVKAGSIVPQTDTLAWALKMKNIYRLNVSRIVEDGFEFKVNYVDPSNPTPSPSLPNGKSLLEVTGLDRFIGKGPQLGQDNNFDFLQGRTVNTETGDIIFPTLEPFNQPILTATGDTSLVFRDIYTKLKSEAGIAPNNSKYILSYKARGEAGVNSTINLGFNVVEGSVTVKVGETPLVLNQDYSVDYTTGTVTIKNAAALQSKDLKISYEQNELFSLASKTFIGARGDYKISDKTSLGFTYVNLKQETLNDKVRIGEEPTNNSMFGVDFTTEIKSKFLTKVVNTLPGFNSKEESGFTFKGEFAMITGDPNTKKSQIPSDNNESVAYVDDMEGSKKIISMGSNYSSWTVSSIPATYKNTSNISLPDSVTRKFQPFRGRMRWYNIPNDVSIKDIYPLRDVAAGQDRITPFYITYDPNNRGQYNYNLKYNNPDFGDTMATHKAETFNGIMKYLNSTTTDLQSENINFIEFSMRVDSKVSLVGNQNAKLNIDLGLISEDAIPNGILNTEDKNNNGTLEVDEDIGLDMLPDSLEVRQYPGLGGDPSLDDNANGNINYDVINGTEGNRFYDGGNKPDTEDLNKNGTLDSYDSYRSYSISLDTVNNSRIVGKGANGWAQYRIPLSEFTQNIGNGSLNNVQYVRIWVTGLTDTIRISLVDLNLVGNQWVKPNKGDTSYSISVVSIEENPQIYQSPVGGDILRQTIINQNSANTKSNEQSLSIDVRNLSTSGDRKYARKDYGSAPLDLFNYKRLKLFVNGDPTFNYTNENIYDAAMVVRFGTDSNNYYEYRAPVHPDVRPGQPWNSQNEVTINFTDLTAIKLARDSSGISQAFPVPNGPPGAYYIIKGNPALNIIREIVLGVEKNRSALNSTITGSTWFNEIRLLKVNDDNGYAYNFSAGLKLSDLMLMNLNFSKVDPNFHSIDARVGSRNTGQNWDLSATFNAHKLINNALVSLFGSDKWGNFLTLPITFRHSENLLKPKYFPGTDVDVTTASDQKYQQVLASTGNTQLAKDQSENLIFESQTLGVQNSINISGMQFNIPVDNYLVTHILNRFQFNLNANLNNSRDNTYSSQSQFNLTGGVAFATDFGLADKVNIHLGKLLPLGEKYKDAKLYFFFPFIGMAPLFTSNFNAGTDFSRTKNESQQRRLLNADATTRIFSANRNFGFDWKFIENWIVDMTGSYQFRVGSDLTGLETNPDSLRTQRFTNEIFGDIFFNNGVINFGKDLNYTQSVLMHPKFNFPVIDKFMTFNLDYNVTYGWTNPNTTQNIGYNVGFQNSVTSGANIKLSELFNIFKKGDTQPPGTTDPNGKFRIKSYLRSDSTTGGKTDPAELFKIFKTFFPDNITVSVTQTNQVFNTNISGIPGFANFWFYPTTNDKYGPSRMYQLGLNRDPGPRYPNVNNMSDSYNLSNDLQFSTTISPIFPEAIRMSVNFKTSWGNNTSRLFNTGPFGNDTGTTSVSNLRTKGYSTFFVGNVENFTVEGDSITGTVFADAIKSKLKGFAFPNWTLTITGLEKFPLFAQFAQSVTLDNSFQSEYSEGTSSDKTDITTVTNQRVVQSFNPLIGLNFNFKQLLGGNMTANFKYNKATSYIINPQSNLIQATNTSDWSINANFTKSGFDIPLFGLSLKNDISFALTIARTLNDPIDYVYPRGIRDKRPGAGSTQMTINPSVQYNLSSKVAMQLFYKYIKTEPTENTVAITPRTSNEGGLNIKITIQ
- a CDS encoding PD40 domain-containing protein, translating into MLKSKVIVVLFLCLFFNLVPLFNSGNVFSQFEPHPELDWFTIETPHFFITYHSGTERTANTIAKIAEEIYGPITALYHYEPDKKVTFVINDVSDIANGATDYYGNRIEIFASALDYDLRGTHNWLRNVITHEFTHAVQIQSSLKFSQNVPAIYLQWLNYEKERRPDVLYGYPNVIVSYPISGVGVPAWYAEGTAQYQRQQLSYDYWDANRDMILRSYILDGNLLSWEEMGQFSSITSLKAESIYNLGFGLVRYIAATYGEDKLRTISHALGDLTNFSMDRAMKDALGKDGKDVYLEWKKYLENDYAQRMKGVKETEVKGDLIEKLGFANYYPQFSPDGTKISYLSNQDYDYGATGLFVYDLATKKSKLITAPVSTNYNWSPDGSKIIFAKRNTPPTIHGAVVYDLYHYELKTEKETRLTENLRAYSPSYSPDGKQICFVVNGDGTMNLEYADANGKNYEPLTAFNNGEQVFNPKFSPDGKSIIFDYAFEESRKIVSVDIATGVLTDVLGDKGVDYRSAVFSKDGSKLYYSCNATGIFNVYQYDFDSKQTSQITNVTGGAFMPSVDGKGNITFSEYTSTGYKIALLNNYKTHAAGELKAYDKPPRLIQKYAENYDPNLPENNYNWDSLKAFNDKNFVKNEKKEYRSQFTPLFLVPLLRIDNYNKDGNFLDAIKPGLYFFSSEVINRYSIFGGAAINRKGERDLFAQFEYDNGMPIFDKFFTRKLGFEPKFTFAGYNVSRSSTGQLLAGADTLNVPITYDLLSFDAGMSWKMINVNHDFRFLYTYSKYAYKLDAFALPSGVSVRSSSENYFLASNFSFGYRYNYEQPGKNSDINPIGRKVDIQYDYEVSKINPDIVVNDDGTTTTLYENRKLHKLQAELSQSISLFKTHSLGLKLKGATIFGPQVEDFYNFYASGLPGMKGYPFYAIGGGRMGVATLTYRMPLIQKIDTRISPLYLDKLYLSIYGDYGNAWDGNSVNFADFKKDVGAELRLQAFSWYVFPTSIFLNTAYGFDQFTKRFQGTDVTYGKEWRVYFGVLFGFDF